A window of the Lactuca sativa cultivar Salinas chromosome 5, Lsat_Salinas_v11, whole genome shotgun sequence genome harbors these coding sequences:
- the LOC128134164 gene encoding uncharacterized protein LOC128134164: MNFTFNEVLDCRNYTYEKFGLSHHPASSPSSTITNHDHYPLPPPPPPTITTTHHPPAATTNPTHQPHPLASPPPPTHHYYPPLAPITTTHPPYNHPLPLPPPTTHH; encoded by the coding sequence ATGAATTTtactttcaatgaagtgttagacTGTAGAAATTATACATACgaaaaatttgggttgtcacaccacccagcatcatcaccatcatccacCATCACCAACCACGACCATTATCCACTACCACCACCCCCACCAccaaccatcaccaccacccaccacccaccagcCGCCACCACAAACCCCACCCACCAACCCCACCCACtagcatcaccaccaccacccacacaCCATTACTATCCACCTCTAGCACCCATCACTACCACCCACCCACCCTATAACCACCCTCTGCCactaccaccacccaccacccatcactaa